A genomic window from Oceanobacillus timonensis includes:
- a CDS encoding DUF418 domain-containing protein, with amino-acid sequence MQPYQVNKRLEWIDAARGFAIFGIFMVNIGAFSAPYFLYGGAEDAWPAALDQFSLIFIDIFFQASFYTLFSILFGFGIQIQKDSLEKKHISPYGFFGRRLGALIVFGLIHAFAIWSGDILLTYGTIGFLLLLFLYSEDKILLGWAVGLLGISTVLLTGMQFAMRDFIDMHFTAQINQAYQTYRSGDFAAIFAQNAQDWQMSNGINGFIMFPFIFLPLFLFGMYLARKKWFHDPVRFTPILKKVWLISLLGFIVFKIGPYAFGNPSWFALMQDNIGGTASAVFYLTSITLLWQKRPAQKMLHLLAPIGKMALSNYLLQSIISVWLFYGFGLGLYGEIRPIQQIGLVVGIFCLQVAGSMIWLRYFRFGPVEWLWRSITYKKVQPIKR; translated from the coding sequence GTGCAACCTTACCAAGTAAACAAGCGGCTGGAATGGATAGACGCAGCAAGAGGATTTGCGATTTTCGGGATATTTATGGTTAATATCGGGGCGTTTTCTGCTCCTTATTTTCTCTATGGGGGAGCAGAAGATGCCTGGCCTGCTGCTTTGGATCAGTTCAGCCTGATTTTTATTGATATTTTCTTTCAAGCAAGTTTTTATACATTATTTTCGATTCTTTTTGGCTTTGGTATTCAAATACAAAAGGATAGTTTAGAAAAAAAGCATATTTCTCCTTATGGTTTTTTTGGACGCAGATTAGGAGCATTAATCGTATTCGGATTGATTCATGCTTTTGCAATCTGGAGCGGAGATATTCTGTTAACATATGGAACAATCGGATTCTTGCTGCTGCTATTTTTATATAGTGAGGATAAGATTCTATTAGGCTGGGCGGTTGGTTTATTAGGAATTTCAACCGTTCTTTTAACAGGGATGCAGTTTGCGATGCGAGACTTTATCGACATGCATTTTACAGCGCAAATAAATCAGGCGTATCAAACCTATCGTTCCGGTGATTTTGCAGCGATATTCGCACAAAATGCGCAGGATTGGCAAATGTCCAACGGAATCAATGGTTTCATTATGTTTCCTTTTATCTTTCTTCCCTTGTTTTTATTCGGCATGTATTTGGCAAGAAAGAAATGGTTTCATGATCCAGTCCGGTTTACGCCTATATTGAAAAAAGTCTGGCTGATTTCTCTGCTTGGATTTATCGTATTTAAAATCGGGCCCTATGCGTTTGGCAACCCGTCCTGGTTTGCGCTCATGCAGGATAATATTGGCGGGACGGCATCGGCTGTGTTTTATCTGACATCCATCACCTTATTATGGCAAAAGCGACCGGCACAGAAGATGCTTCACTTGCTGGCACCAATCGGGAAAATGGCATTGTCTAATTATTTGCTGCAGTCGATTATTTCTGTTTGGCTGTTCTATGGTTTCGGTCTTGGTTTATATGGCGAAATACGTCCTATCCAGCAAATCGGTCTGGTTGTCGGGATTTTCTGCTTGCAGGTAGCGGGCAGCATGATTTGGCTTCGTTATTTTCGATTTGGACCGGTGGAATGGTTATGGCGGTCCATTACCTATAAAAAAGTGCAGCCGATTAAGCGGTAA
- a CDS encoding YisL family protein, translating into MTHMHITSWALGLILFIVALILYKKNSDKPATIIHMILRLVYLFIIYTGGSLTWDYIQGFGMPELGEAIVKALAGLWLVVLMELILVSVKKGKGTTGKWVQFVIALIIVIILGFFRLPMGFYF; encoded by the coding sequence ATGACACATATGCATATTACATCGTGGGCGTTAGGGTTGATTCTTTTCATTGTTGCTCTTATCTTGTACAAGAAAAACAGTGACAAGCCTGCAACTATCATTCATATGATTTTACGTCTGGTGTATTTATTTATCATTTATACTGGTGGATCATTGACTTGGGATTATATTCAAGGCTTTGGTATGCCGGAGCTTGGAGAAGCCATTGTCAAAGCACTTGCCGGGTTATGGCTGGTTGTTCTGATGGAATTAATTCTGGTTTCCGTGAAAAAAGGAAAAGGTACGACAGGAAAGTGGGTTCAATTCGTAATCGCACTGATTATCGTGATTATTTTAGGATTCTTCCGTCTACCGATGGGCTTCTATTTCTAA
- a CDS encoding alpha-amylase family glycosyl hydrolase, with product MFKKISMGIAAVISMLILQAPVHAEDEDIHNDVFYQILIDRFNNGDTSIDEEIDIDDPYHYHGGDFEGIINKLDDLQDIGITTISVSPMMENKENGYHGYWVNDFYQINPQFGTMDDFHRLVSEVHDRDMKITVDFVFNYAADTNPLTEDTDKEDWWQGTPDSDNPWLSDTVQLDLTNPEAAAYMLDVALYWQEETEVDGFKLQDVDVAPQAFIEELTAALKENDSDFYLIGDASAADTAETDQLLENTSLDLINNPELNQVLSETFADSDRDVSALYETWEEQGGLTDFYKQIDGLQQERFTNAFSEHQRNAVTAWTLALTYMYTTPGATTVTQGTELPMYGMDAEESQRLVPFNSGDEDLQEFHKRIASLHNEFPALRLGDFEYVGSEASMLVFRRSYEDEVMYVAINNGSESAYIDTDNIESGMQLTGILEDNLVRENEEGNYRIGIPRESVEVYILEEDKGINWLFIGFIVVVLLLFVVAIVRLKRKQKVREQQDNNSSNQ from the coding sequence ATGTTTAAAAAAATAAGTATGGGAATTGCTGCTGTAATAAGCATGTTGATACTGCAAGCACCTGTGCACGCAGAGGATGAAGATATACATAATGACGTATTCTATCAAATACTCATTGACCGCTTTAATAATGGGGACACCAGTATAGATGAGGAAATAGATATCGATGATCCTTACCATTATCATGGCGGTGATTTTGAAGGTATCATAAATAAACTGGATGACTTGCAGGATATCGGCATTACGACGATTTCTGTATCACCGATGATGGAAAATAAGGAAAACGGGTATCATGGTTATTGGGTGAATGATTTTTATCAAATTAATCCGCAATTTGGAACGATGGATGATTTTCATCGGCTGGTATCCGAAGTGCATGACCGTGATATGAAAATAACCGTTGATTTTGTGTTTAACTATGCTGCGGATACGAACCCTTTAACAGAGGATACGGATAAAGAAGACTGGTGGCAGGGAACACCAGATTCAGATAATCCGTGGCTGTCCGATACTGTTCAGTTGGATTTAACCAATCCGGAAGCTGCAGCATACATGTTGGATGTTGCCTTGTATTGGCAGGAAGAAACAGAAGTAGACGGATTTAAACTCCAGGATGTAGACGTGGCGCCGCAGGCATTTATCGAGGAATTGACTGCTGCCCTAAAAGAAAACGATTCGGACTTTTATCTGATTGGGGATGCATCGGCTGCTGATACCGCTGAAACCGACCAGTTACTGGAAAATACGTCCTTGGACTTAATCAATAACCCGGAACTGAACCAGGTATTAAGCGAAACATTTGCAGATAGCGACAGAGATGTTTCTGCGCTTTATGAGACGTGGGAAGAACAGGGGGGACTGACTGATTTTTATAAACAAATCGACGGCCTCCAACAGGAGCGGTTTACCAATGCCTTCTCGGAACATCAACGTAATGCGGTAACGGCCTGGACACTGGCCTTAACTTATATGTATACCACACCGGGCGCGACCACGGTGACGCAGGGAACAGAGCTTCCAATGTACGGAATGGACGCAGAAGAATCACAGCGGCTTGTTCCTTTCAATAGCGGTGATGAAGATTTACAGGAATTTCATAAACGGATTGCTTCTCTGCATAATGAATTTCCTGCATTAAGGTTAGGGGATTTTGAATATGTTGGGTCGGAAGCGTCCATGCTGGTGTTCCGACGGAGTTATGAAGATGAAGTGATGTATGTAGCTATTAATAATGGAAGTGAATCCGCTTATATTGATACGGATAATATCGAATCCGGCATGCAGTTAACCGGGATTTTAGAGGATAATTTAGTTCGCGAAAACGAAGAAGGCAACTACCGGATCGGTATTCCAAGAGAATCTGTAGAAGTTTACATTTTAGAAGAGGATAAAGGGATTAATTGGCTGTTCATCGGCTTTATTGTGGTGGTCCTTCTGTTATTTGTCGTTGCCATTGTACGGTTAAAAAGAAAGCAGAAGGTGAGAGAACAGCAAGATAATAATAGTAGCAATCAGTGA
- a CDS encoding helix-turn-helix domain-containing protein, with protein sequence MSQNIGDYIKEQLEKKHISMRVLSKQTNINVSTISRIINHKRKPTNQHLMEISKALDIPFETLLHKTGLPVKSTEDQASDIQDSIVMIDHFLKQSDEQYESFSMDKLKKKLHDYEKEAETEAGRRLILDAFQEKKKSAGDQGAYMKQISTFFHRFFHKKGTRKELILMGAALIYFISTADVIPDYLFPVGYLDDAVAVQVVMGFLSNKY encoded by the coding sequence GTGAGCCAGAATATAGGAGATTACATCAAAGAGCAGCTGGAGAAAAAACATATTTCCATGCGGGTATTAAGTAAACAAACGAATATTAATGTTTCCACGATATCGCGAATTATTAACCATAAACGTAAACCGACCAATCAGCATTTAATGGAAATTTCCAAAGCATTGGATATCCCTTTTGAAACATTGCTGCATAAAACAGGACTGCCGGTAAAATCAACAGAAGACCAAGCCAGCGATATCCAGGATTCCATTGTGATGATTGACCATTTTTTAAAGCAATCCGATGAACAGTATGAATCCTTTTCAATGGACAAATTAAAAAAGAAATTACATGACTATGAGAAAGAGGCAGAAACAGAGGCGGGGCGCCGCCTGATTTTAGATGCATTCCAAGAGAAGAAAAAAAGCGCAGGAGACCAGGGCGCTTATATGAAACAGATATCAACTTTCTTTCATCGGTTCTTTCATAAAAAGGGAACACGCAAAGAATTGATATTAATGGGTGCTGCGTTAATTTATTTTATCAGCACAGCGGATGTTATCCCGGATTACCTTTTCCCGGTCGGCTATTTAGATGACGCAGTTGCGGTGCAGGTAGTCATGGGTTTTCTTTCCAATAAATATTAG
- the rodA gene encoding rod shape-determining protein RodA: MKQKKYHLDFNIITILFLLFLISLIAVYSGSGQYAQSQPYYFVIRQVIWYIVGILIMLGVVFFDYELLGKQAFRLYAIGVLLLIGVHFFGVFRNGSQRWLNLGVFEIQPSEFMKIFLIIYLAVLLERYGNRKLSLKMSIQLTVKVLAATFIPFVFIFLQPDLGSALIVLAIAFTMIIVSSISIKVILPILFAIVTSISGLVFLYAYNEAIFTRLFQSHQMDRIYGWLKPSEYASDYGYQLQQAIMGIGSGQLNGAGFNQGTQIQNGNVPEAHTDFVFTVIGEEYGFIGASMLILLYFLLLYRITKVAYEADNLFGVYLCVGIIGILAFQVFQNIAMTIGLMPITGITLPFISYGGSSLITNMIMIGLVISVQIRSSNDHLFRKKAIRE; this comes from the coding sequence ATGAAGCAAAAGAAATATCATTTGGATTTCAACATCATCACGATTTTATTTTTATTGTTTTTAATTAGTTTAATAGCTGTATACAGTGGTTCTGGCCAATATGCCCAGTCCCAACCCTATTATTTTGTGATTCGTCAAGTAATCTGGTATATTGTCGGTATTTTAATAATGCTGGGAGTCGTTTTCTTTGATTATGAACTTTTGGGAAAACAAGCATTTAGGCTATACGCAATTGGTGTTTTGTTACTGATAGGTGTTCATTTTTTTGGTGTTTTTCGGAACGGCTCCCAACGCTGGTTAAATTTAGGCGTTTTTGAGATCCAACCCTCTGAATTTATGAAAATATTTCTTATTATCTACTTAGCTGTCTTATTAGAGAGATATGGTAATCGAAAGTTATCTTTAAAAATGAGTATTCAATTAACAGTAAAAGTATTGGCAGCAACGTTTATCCCGTTTGTATTTATATTTTTGCAGCCGGATTTAGGATCAGCTTTGATTGTATTGGCGATTGCTTTTACGATGATCATTGTTTCCAGTATTTCGATTAAAGTGATTTTACCAATTCTTTTTGCGATTGTGACATCGATTTCCGGTTTGGTTTTTTTATACGCTTATAATGAAGCTATTTTCACGCGGTTATTTCAATCGCATCAGATGGATCGGATTTATGGATGGTTAAAGCCATCGGAGTATGCATCAGACTATGGATATCAGCTCCAGCAGGCAATCATGGGGATTGGTTCAGGACAATTAAACGGTGCCGGTTTTAACCAGGGGACGCAAATTCAAAACGGGAATGTCCCGGAAGCACATACAGACTTCGTATTTACCGTGATTGGAGAGGAATATGGGTTTATTGGTGCGAGTATGTTGATTTTGCTATATTTCCTGCTTTTATACCGTATTACAAAGGTTGCTTATGAGGCAGATAATTTATTTGGTGTCTATCTTTGTGTTGGTATCATTGGCATTCTTGCTTTCCAAGTCTTCCAAAATATTGCCATGACCATTGGATTGATGCCAATCACTGGTATTACGTTACCATTTATCAGTTACGGAGGAAGCTCGCTAATAACCAATATGATTATGATTGGTTTGGTAATCAGTGTACAGATTCGCTCTTCCAACGACCATTTATTTCGGAAAAAAGCAATTCGTGAGTAG
- the ddlA gene encoding D-alanine--D-alanine ligase, with product MKKKVGIVFGGKSSEHEVSLQSAKNIVEAIDVNKYDVYLFGIDKQGNWHVNDRSHYLINEEDPSLIALNKTGEGIAIVPGAEEKQIIQTDSDVSIDQLDVIFPIVHGTLGEDGSLQGMLRMANIPFVGSGVLGSAISMDKDIAKRLLLDAGLNVARGYSFRKAQQDDISYQAIIAELGTPLFIKPANQGSSVGVHKVETEEAFYNAIQDAFLYDHKVLVEEAVTGREIECSVLGNDHPIASVPGEILPTVEFYSYEAKYIDESGANLEIPAVLDEDVAAKIQKTAVQAFEALNCEGLARVDVFLKEDNTVVINEINTLPGFTKISMYPKLWEESGITYSELIEKLIELAIERHERDRQLKSSISN from the coding sequence ATGAAGAAAAAAGTTGGTATTGTATTTGGAGGGAAATCATCCGAGCATGAAGTTTCCTTGCAATCAGCGAAAAATATTGTGGAAGCTATTGATGTAAATAAATATGACGTCTATCTGTTCGGAATTGATAAACAGGGGAATTGGCATGTGAATGATCGTTCGCATTATTTAATCAATGAAGAAGATCCAAGCTTGATTGCTTTAAATAAAACAGGTGAGGGTATTGCGATTGTCCCCGGGGCAGAGGAAAAGCAAATTATTCAGACGGATTCCGATGTCAGCATTGATCAGTTGGATGTTATCTTTCCTATTGTTCATGGGACGCTTGGGGAAGATGGCAGCCTGCAGGGAATGTTACGGATGGCCAATATTCCATTTGTCGGTTCCGGTGTTCTCGGCTCTGCCATTAGTATGGATAAAGATATCGCCAAGCGCTTACTGCTGGATGCAGGGTTAAATGTTGCCAGAGGCTACAGTTTCCGAAAAGCACAGCAAGATGACATATCCTATCAGGCTATTATTGCAGAATTAGGTACACCGTTATTTATTAAGCCGGCAAATCAAGGGTCTTCAGTCGGTGTACACAAAGTGGAAACGGAAGAAGCATTTTACAATGCGATACAGGATGCTTTTCTATATGACCATAAAGTGTTAGTAGAAGAGGCTGTTACAGGAAGGGAAATAGAATGTTCGGTTTTAGGCAATGATCATCCGATAGCATCCGTACCGGGCGAGATACTCCCAACCGTCGAATTTTACTCGTATGAAGCGAAATATATTGATGAATCAGGAGCAAATCTGGAAATCCCTGCCGTATTGGATGAAGACGTGGCAGCAAAAATTCAAAAAACGGCTGTTCAAGCTTTTGAAGCGTTGAATTGTGAAGGTTTAGCCAGAGTAGACGTATTTTTAAAAGAAGATAATACCGTTGTAATTAATGAAATTAATACGCTGCCGGGTTTTACAAAAATAAGTATGTATCCAAAACTTTGGGAAGAAAGCGGCATTACTTATTCGGAACTGATCGAGAAATTAATTGAACTGGCTATCGAACGGCATGAAAGAGACCGGCAATTAAAAAGTTCTATTTCAAATTAA
- a CDS encoding ABC1 kinase family protein, whose translation MLNKRIRHIQRYRQILIAFSRNGFGYIVKELGLQKVVSLPERVLKGKKEIHSKTTGERIRLFLEELGPTFVKLGQIASTRNDLIPQDIIKELEKLQDQVGQIPYADIQEIIERELGEPIHTVFKTFNQEPLAAASIGQVHYAVLQNGEEVAVKVQRPNIEQKIHTDLEILMNFASLAETRLDWAKQYKITEIIEEFKTSILAELDYTLEGRNAHKIAMNFKNDKEGVKVPDVHWEFTTERVLTMEFVKGIKLDENVQLVQEGYQPKIIAEKLIHNLFEQILLDGFFHADPHPGNVMVLPGHQLLFMDFGMVGRLTPLMKEHLTDMIIALARQNTHAIVKAIYRMGVVPDEVNDDMMRADIEELRDKYYDVPFSQVSLGEAVNDLFSVASKHQIRIPADLSLVGKTLITLEGTVERLDPDISIVKIAQPFGKRLIKEKYRPKKIAEEVYEQADDYKDIILDFPEHVNAVYKLIRKGKVPLEISVSRVEMILKKLDRISNRLSFSIVLLSFSIIMVGLIIGSSISGESSYFWSFPVIEIGFVVAVLMFIWLIFAIFRSGRF comes from the coding sequence ATTTTGAATAAACGTATTCGTCATATACAACGCTACCGCCAAATACTTATTGCCTTTTCCCGTAATGGTTTTGGTTATATCGTCAAAGAATTGGGACTGCAAAAGGTCGTTTCTTTACCGGAAAGAGTGCTAAAAGGGAAAAAGGAAATACATAGTAAGACAACAGGCGAACGAATTCGGCTTTTTCTGGAAGAGCTCGGACCGACTTTTGTTAAGCTGGGGCAAATTGCGAGTACCAGAAACGATTTGATTCCTCAAGACATTATTAAAGAGTTGGAGAAACTGCAGGACCAGGTCGGCCAAATTCCTTATGCGGACATTCAAGAAATTATCGAGAGGGAATTGGGAGAACCGATTCATACAGTTTTTAAAACGTTCAATCAGGAACCATTAGCAGCAGCATCGATTGGACAAGTCCATTATGCTGTTTTGCAGAACGGAGAAGAAGTGGCTGTGAAAGTGCAGCGCCCCAATATTGAGCAAAAAATTCATACGGATTTAGAGATTTTAATGAATTTTGCTTCACTCGCGGAAACACGTTTAGACTGGGCCAAGCAATATAAAATCACGGAAATCATTGAAGAATTCAAAACCTCGATTCTGGCTGAATTGGATTATACCTTGGAAGGTCGGAATGCGCATAAAATTGCGATGAATTTCAAGAATGATAAAGAAGGGGTCAAAGTCCCGGATGTGCATTGGGAATTTACGACAGAACGTGTCCTGACTATGGAATTTGTGAAGGGGATCAAACTGGACGAGAATGTACAACTCGTTCAGGAAGGCTATCAGCCCAAGATTATTGCTGAAAAATTAATTCATAATTTATTTGAGCAGATTTTACTGGATGGATTCTTTCATGCAGATCCGCATCCGGGAAATGTGATGGTGCTCCCTGGTCATCAATTATTATTTATGGATTTTGGAATGGTCGGCCGATTGACACCGCTGATGAAGGAGCATCTGACGGATATGATTATTGCATTAGCCCGTCAAAATACACATGCCATTGTGAAGGCCATCTACAGAATGGGTGTTGTACCTGATGAGGTTAACGATGACATGATGCGCGCAGATATTGAAGAGCTCCGGGATAAATATTACGATGTTCCGTTCAGTCAAGTCAGTTTGGGAGAAGCAGTAAATGATTTATTTAGTGTTGCCTCTAAACACCAAATCCGTATTCCGGCTGATTTGTCTTTAGTCGGGAAGACACTGATAACACTGGAAGGGACGGTGGAAAGATTAGATCCGGATATCAGTATTGTGAAAATCGCGCAACCGTTTGGGAAGCGATTGATTAAAGAGAAATACCGTCCGAAAAAAATTGCGGAGGAAGTCTATGAACAGGCGGACGATTATAAGGACATTATCTTAGATTTTCCAGAACATGTGAACGCTGTATACAAGCTGATACGTAAGGGAAAGGTTCCGTTGGAAATATCTGTTTCCAGAGTGGAAATGATTTTGAAGAAACTCGACAGAATCAGTAACCGCTTATCTTTTAGTATTGTTCTGTTATCTTTCAGTATTATCATGGTCGGCTTAATTATCGGTTCCTCCATTTCGGGAGAGTCATCCTATTTCTGGAGTTTTCCTGTTATTGAAATTGGTTTTGTCGTGGCGGTACTCATGTTTATATGGCTTATCTTTGCGATATTCCGATCGGGAAGGTTTTAA
- the guaC gene encoding GMP reductase has translation MENVFDYEDIQLVPAKCVVDSRSECDTSIEFGGRRFKLPVVPANMQTIIDENIATYLAENNYFYIMHRFEPEKRVQFIQTMHERDLIASISVGVKEEEYRFVEDLAADNLVPEYITIDIAHGHSEAVINMIKHIKSHLPDSFLIAGNVGTPEAVRELEHAGADATKVGIGPGKVCITKIKTGFGTGGWQLAALRWCAKAATKPIIADGGIRTHGDIAKSVRFGASMVMIGSLFAGHEESPGETVEKDGKKLKEYFGSASEFQKGEKKNVEGKKMYVEHKGALQDTLAEMEQDLQSAISYAGGAHLDTIRTVDYVVVKNSIFNGDQVF, from the coding sequence ATGGAAAATGTATTTGATTATGAAGATATCCAATTAGTTCCCGCAAAATGTGTGGTAGATAGCCGCTCAGAATGTGATACATCCATTGAGTTTGGAGGAAGAAGATTTAAATTACCGGTGGTTCCTGCAAACATGCAGACTATCATTGATGAAAATATTGCAACGTATTTAGCTGAAAATAATTATTTCTATATTATGCACCGCTTTGAGCCTGAAAAGCGTGTTCAGTTTATTCAAACCATGCATGAAAGAGACTTAATCGCTTCGATCAGTGTCGGCGTGAAGGAAGAAGAATATCGCTTTGTCGAAGATCTTGCCGCAGACAATCTGGTTCCGGAATATATCACAATTGATATTGCCCATGGTCATTCGGAAGCAGTTATCAATATGATTAAACATATTAAATCCCATTTACCGGACAGCTTTTTAATTGCCGGCAATGTAGGTACACCAGAAGCTGTCCGTGAACTGGAACATGCTGGTGCCGATGCCACAAAAGTAGGTATTGGCCCTGGGAAGGTATGTATTACGAAAATTAAAACTGGTTTCGGTACAGGCGGCTGGCAATTAGCTGCATTGCGCTGGTGTGCCAAAGCTGCCACTAAACCAATTATCGCTGACGGCGGTATCCGCACGCATGGAGATATTGCGAAATCCGTACGTTTCGGTGCTTCTATGGTGATGATCGGCTCTTTATTTGCCGGACATGAAGAATCTCCTGGTGAAACCGTTGAAAAAGATGGCAAAAAACTGAAAGAATATTTCGGTTCTGCTTCTGAATTTCAAAAAGGAGAAAAGAAAAACGTAGAAGGCAAAAAAATGTATGTGGAACATAAAGGCGCACTTCAGGATACATTGGCCGAAATGGAGCAGGATCTGCAATCTGCTATTTCTTACGCGGGCGGCGCGCATTTAGATACTATCCGCACGGTAGACTACGTTGTCGTGAAAAACTCTATTTTTAATGGCGATCAAGTATTTTAA
- a CDS encoding SDR family NAD(P)-dependent oxidoreductase: protein MAIFSKDALKDRHVLITGATGGIGKETAKIVAQMGAKVTITGRNTDKLATLKQELESLTDTSNLFMQKADITDNEERTQLVSSSREALGFISDLVNAAGIAGKKTVDQLDAADIQSMLDVNYLAAFRLTKEIYKEMQEKKQGNIVNVASLSGLRGTYGNSAYASSKFAMIGWTQSMALEAIAYHIRVNAVCPGFVDTEMVQGLFQANAEKSNQSYEQVRKAAEESLPSERITTPEEVGNTIAYLLTDAARNIVGESVKISGGAVMR, encoded by the coding sequence ATGGCTATATTTTCTAAAGACGCATTAAAGGATAGACATGTTTTGATCACAGGAGCAACAGGAGGAATTGGAAAGGAAACTGCAAAAATAGTTGCGCAGATGGGTGCTAAAGTGACGATTACCGGACGGAATACGGACAAACTTGCAACTCTCAAACAGGAGCTTGAAAGTTTAACAGATACGTCAAACTTATTTATGCAAAAGGCGGATATAACAGATAATGAAGAAAGAACTCAATTAGTCAGCAGTTCCCGGGAAGCACTTGGTTTTATTTCCGATCTGGTCAATGCAGCAGGTATTGCCGGAAAAAAGACAGTAGATCAATTGGACGCAGCTGATATCCAATCAATGCTCGATGTGAACTACTTAGCAGCTTTTCGTTTAACAAAAGAAATATACAAGGAAATGCAGGAAAAGAAGCAGGGAAATATCGTCAACGTGGCTTCTTTATCCGGTTTACGTGGTACCTATGGAAATAGCGCTTATGCTTCTTCCAAATTTGCGATGATTGGCTGGACACAGTCCATGGCATTGGAAGCAATCGCATATCATATCCGTGTTAACGCCGTTTGTCCCGGTTTTGTCGATACAGAAATGGTGCAGGGATTATTTCAAGCAAATGCTGAAAAATCGAATCAATCCTATGAGCAGGTGAGAAAAGCAGCGGAGGAATCTTTGCCTTCTGAAAGAATCACAACTCCAGAGGAAGTAGGGAATACGATAGCTTACCTGCTGACGGACGCGGCTCGGAATATTGTTGGGGAATCAGTGAAAATTTCAGGTGGAGCTGTGATGCGGTGA
- a CDS encoding Rpn family recombination-promoting nuclease/putative transposase produces MDRINHPHDKLFKETFGDLDVTTNFMHHYLPEEILDIINIDTLAPQNGSFIESELKDSYSDLLFHVQMGNEEGYLYFLFEHKSYPAKDITFQLLGYMLQIWGNHVKKEKAETLPIIIPILFYHGEQKWEETKKVSDWIGGYHQFPESIQKYVPDYDFMYYNFSFEGGEEVKGKPKLQAYLELSKHIFIKDMETFLEVMMTVDELLNKYDPSYFDTVMIYILSIRDNLPVETVKERLTIEGRKRFMSIAEKIRSEGMKENSIKVAKKLLLLKMDEKQIMEATDLTAEEIEQIKKEL; encoded by the coding sequence GTGGACAGAATTAATCACCCTCATGATAAATTGTTCAAAGAAACATTTGGAGATTTAGATGTAACAACGAACTTTATGCATCACTATTTACCAGAAGAAATCTTGGACATCATAAATATCGACACACTTGCACCACAAAATGGAAGCTTTATTGAATCAGAATTGAAGGATTCCTATTCGGATTTGTTATTTCATGTACAAATGGGAAATGAAGAAGGATATCTTTATTTTCTATTTGAGCATAAGAGTTATCCGGCAAAAGATATTACCTTTCAGCTTTTGGGGTATATGCTGCAAATTTGGGGGAATCATGTAAAGAAAGAGAAAGCTGAAACGTTACCGATTATCATCCCTATCCTTTTCTACCACGGAGAACAAAAATGGGAAGAAACGAAAAAAGTAAGTGATTGGATAGGCGGTTATCATCAGTTCCCTGAATCTATCCAGAAATATGTTCCCGATTATGATTTTATGTATTATAATTTTTCCTTCGAAGGTGGGGAAGAAGTAAAAGGCAAACCGAAGCTGCAGGCATATTTGGAGTTATCCAAGCATATTTTCATCAAAGATATGGAAACGTTTTTGGAAGTCATGATGACCGTGGATGAATTGTTGAACAAATATGACCCATCCTACTTTGACACAGTCATGATTTATATACTAAGTATCCGTGATAATTTGCCTGTGGAGACAGTAAAGGAGCGGTTGACTATCGAAGGGAGGAAACGATTTATGTCTATTGCTGAAAAGATTAGAAGTGAAGGTATGAAAGAAAACAGTATAAAAGTAGCCAAAAAGTTACTTCTCTTAAAAATGGATGAAAAACAAATTATGGAAGCAACGGATTTAACAGCGGAGGAAATAGAACAAATTAAGAAAGAATTATAG